The Corynebacterium sp. SCR221107 genome includes the window GTCACTCTCATCATCGGCTTTGTAGTCGGCGGCTGGTCTTGGGTGCTCCCCGCCGTGACGGCCGGACTGACAGGGCTCTACCTTTACGCTTTGCGTCAGCAGGTAGCCGCAGAGGAGCGACTTCGCGCTCGACGCATCCAGCAGTTGCGGCGTGCCCGGCTCGGTGTCCGCAGCAAGAATGACGAGATACTCGGTATCCCTCAGCGGCTGCGTCGGCCCGGCGCTGTTGTCCTTGAAATCGATGATGAGAGCCCCGATTTCGAGGAACTCGACGTGTATGAAGGACCGGTGCCAACTTCGGATTCAGATTCCCAGGGGATTGCAGATGTCCGCGAGGTGGATTTCCGAAACGGTCGTCGGGCGGGATAGACGGACATTTCGCGAGGTGGCCGTTGTCCTTTGATTCAGCGTAGAATTTTCGGCGTGCCAAGCCGAAAAGGCTCTTTTTGGTCGCCCATGCACAACTGACGAAAGAAAGACTCGCAATGGATCAACCGGTGGTAAGAGATGCCACGCTCCTCATTTTCAGGGCAGTCCTTGGCATCGTTTTCATCGCACACGGATTTGAGCGATTCTTCCGCACAGGCATCACACAAACTACCGCTGATTTCAGCGCAGTAGGCGTTCCCCAGCCAAAACTCTCCGCCTACATAACGGCAACCGCAGAACTATGTGGTGGTGGTTTTCTTGTGCTCGGTCTATTGACGACATTCATTGCCGGCGCATTAGCCTTGCTCGTCTTGGCTGCGTTGTACTTTGTGCACCTCGATCAAGGATTTTTCGTTGCTTCTAATGGTATTGAATATCCTTTGGTCATGATAGTTGCACTGCTGATGATAGTCGTGTTTGGCTCAGGGCGTGCCAGCTTGGATGGAGTTTTGAGCCGTGCTGAGCTGTGATCAGGTGCAAGCAGCCTTGTCGGCGCGTTTGGATGGCGAAGATCCAGGTGTCGATGATGATGTCCTCGACGCGCATCTTGCATCCTGTGACAACTGTCAGGCATTTTATGAGCGTGCCGCCCAACTGAACCGGCACCTGAGTTTCGGGGGAGGCATGGATCAAGCGAAAGAGAACATTCCTGATCTTTCAGACGCAATTCTTGCTGGAATTGAGCCACAGTTTAGGCGCCAGGCGGCAAGCCGTGCGCTTTCTGCTTCACTGAGTAGGGTCTTGCTCGGCGTAATCGGGGTTTTTTGGATCGTCGGCGCGGTGTTTAGCCTCGGAGATGTCCAAGCGCTCGACAACGTTGACATAGACCCAATGATGCAATCGCTTGCCTTTGAAGTTGCAGCCACTAGGGGAGCGTTTGGCTTTGCTTTGTTCGCAACAGCATGGTTGCCAAATTTAAGCGCGGGCGCATTGCCAGTGTTTGGGGCAACAGCGATGTTTAGTCTTGGTTTTAGGGTGCGCGATCTATTCATGGGAAACCTCACCACCGGTCAAATTGGAGAGCTTGTTCTCCTCGCGGCCTCAGTGCTGGCGTTGCTGTGGACCTGGATTGCTAGTCGGGGCTGGATCGTTCTTCACAACACGTGGAACGCCTTAAAGGCCGAGCCGGTCACTGAGCATTAGTGACTTGGGGTACTTTGAAAACCCCTGAGGTCGCTTCTTGCGAATCAGGGCCATTTTGCTGTGGATAACTTGCCAACTTCAGCATTTTCTTAGCCACATGAGTCACTTTGGTTTCGTTATCCACAGGATAGGGCTGTCTCTGATAAATCTGTTATGCGGCGCTCGCAATCCTTCTTATCATCCGAATCACCACCGCAATCGCGGTGTCTTGCCTCTTTGAAATACGCGGAGGCAATTTCGTTCGATTAGAAAGGATGGCTCTGATATGAGCGATACCGGGGTTGGTTTTCGTATTACTGACGGTGAAGGAAACGGTGCTTATTTCCAGCGAATCGTCAACGGTGCACTCATCGAGGCCCTGATGCCCTGCATCGAAGACATGATCGATAGGGATATTGCGTTCGACGTAATTGTTCAACGTCTCGCGATGGAATTGAGTCGAGACACCGGCGACATGCGTGGTCTGGTCAAGGGGCTGGTTATTCTGGCGCAAATGCCAAGAACTCGCCTCGCAGCAGTTAGGCATTTGCACCTTGATGAAAGTCGCATCAAAATGCTGGGAAACCAGTTGTGGCACCTCAACGGTGAGAAAGAGTTGTCTGTCGTGGATGAACACTTCGTCAAACATGTAACGCCGCAAACGCAGAACGAAGAATGTCGATTCGGGGTAGTTGGTACCGCGAGTCCGCGTAGTTGGTACCGGTGTTCCACGTATCTGGTACTGCAAGGGGTTTTCTTTCATAGTTGATGCTGGCGACACCGCAATCCGGTGGTGTCGCGTCAACTTTTACTTGGAAGGAGCCGGTCCTTGTGGCTAACTTCAAACAGATCATCGCGATGTGCCTTGATGGTGCTAGCTACGCGCAGATCACACACGCATTGGGATGTTCACGACGAGAAGTATCCCGCGCAAAGAAAGTCATCAACGATGAGGTACTAACTCCAGAGCGTTTCCGTCAGCTCCCACCGGGATGGTTTGATGATCGATTCAGTGATGGCCGGAGTAAGCGGACGATGTCCTACGACCAGCCTGATTTTCATGCTCTTGCACGCAAGCTGAAAAGTACGAAGCACGTGACCAGGCACAAGCTGTGGATGGACTACTTGTCGCAGCCTTGTCCGACGGATAAGGCAAAGTACCAGTACTCCCAGTTTTGCAGTGGGCTCAATGAATTTCTGCGTGCTAATGATCTTGTCGAAGTCGTCACCCATGAGCCCGGGCAAGAGCTTTATGTCGACTGGGCCGGTGACAAAGTGCCAGTGGTGGATCAGGCCAGTGGTGATACCGCATTCAAGGCGTCATTGTTTGTCGCGGTCAGCCCGTACTCAGGACTGATGTACGTTACTGCTGCTGTGAATGAGAAGATGCTGGCTTGGATTGAGTGCCATGTTAAGGCGTTGAACTATCTTGGCAAATTACCGGCGGTCATCGTGCCGGATAATGCTTCTACGGCGACTTATCGGCCGAAAAAGACCTCTACATATCGGATGGTCACTGACCGCTACGCAGCGTTTGCTGACTATTACGGGGTCACGATCGTGCCGACTCGGCCCGGCAGGCCACGCGACAAAGCGGCAGTAGAACGTGCCGTGAAAATCGCCTACACCAAAATCCTGGGTTACTTCAGCGACGAGGTCTTCTATAGCCTTGATGAGCTTAATGAGGCGATCGCTGATCGGCTTGCCGATATCAACAGCGCAATGACGCGGCCTGATGGCTCAACACGGCGCATGCGCTTTGATAAAGAAGAGGCACCAGTGATGCGCGATCTTCCGCCGACGCCGTTTACGGAAGTGTCTTATAAGCGGCTTAAAGTCGATCGTAATTGGCACATCACCTGTGACTATCAGTACTACTCTGTGCCATTTCAGCTGGTAGGAGAATCGGTAACAGTCAGGCTCACCCCGCAACTGGTGAGCATCTTCAGCGGGGAGCAGCTTGTTGCTGAACACACGCGCCTTCACGGATTTAAATACCGGTATTCCACAAACCCTCAGCATGCACCGCGTGGCGATGATGAAGGCCACAAGGCGCTTACCCGTGATGAGCTTTTGGCCTGGGCCTCGTCGTTTGGGGCAGCAACGCACGCAGTCATAGCGATGATCCTCGACCGCAATAGTGCCGCCGTACCCCGCGGACTCATCCAGGCACGCAACGTGCTGGCCAACCTGGGCAAAAAGCACAACAAAGCCACCCTGGAACCTGCATGCCAGCAGGTCTTAGACAAGAAACTGGCCCCCACGATGGCAGTGATCAAACGCATCCAGACTGACATTGCCCACGTCCAACAACATCCCGGGTCACCAGGGCTAAAAACACAGCCTGTGGCCAAGCGCCAACCACGCCCAAGTACCCCGCTTACCGGCGAGGTGGCCGATGCCGTCTTTATCCGGCCTGCTGATCACTACGAAAACTAGAAGGAGTGTAAAAATCATGAGCAGCATCGATGACGAGATTGTGCGGGCGAAAATGCGCAAGCTTCGCGTATCAACCTTCGCTGACATCTTCTACGAGGTTGTCAACGACGAGGCCTATGCGGATGCGCTACCAGAAGATATCTTCCTCGCCGCAGTCGAAGAAGCCTACACACAACGCCAACAGCGCAACATTGCCAAGGCTATCACCCAGGCTAAATTCCGATACCCGGATGCGAGCCTTGCTGAAGTCACCCGGGCAGAACAACGCGGCATCAACATGCGCCAGCTGAAACGGATCGCAGCGACCAACTGGCGGGAAAACCCGACCAACATTCACATCCTCGCACCGACGGGAACAGGCAAGACATACATTGCCTGCGCCATCGGCATCGCCGCATGCAAGGCTGGATATTCCGTGGCGTATTACCGGCTGGATCAACTTGTAGATATGCTCGCGGTCTTCTCACCGACTGACCAAAACTACCTCGATAAGATGCGGAAACTGATCAACGTCGATGTCCTTATCATCGACGATTTTATGACCATGAGCATCAACCAGCGCGGGCAAGAAGACCTAACCAAGATCATATTCGACCGCGACGGTCGGCTCCCGACACTTATCTCCTCCCAATCGGCCGCCGCCTACTGGGTTGAAACACTGCCAGACAGAGTCGGAGCCGATTCACTCGTTAGCCGCCTCAACAACGGCCACCGAATCCGTATCGGAGACTTCGACATGCGCAAGGCCACCGCCCCAATAGAACCGGACGAATAAAGCAAACAACCAGGCCGACTCGGTCGGCCCGGCCCCGGTACCAACTACCCGGAACCCGGCAGTACCGGGTCTCCGGAACACCGGTACCAAAAACCCGCATCTGACAAAGAACTGGTCCTCTCACGTACGTTGAGCACACGGTGCAAGGAGATTTTGGATAACATTGGTGCCCAGCGAGAGGCTGCATCTCATTCGAAGAATCGAAATCGAGCAACCATTACCCAAAAGGGCGAGCATGTCGAATTCGTCATCACCTTAGATCTGGCACGGGGA containing:
- the istA gene encoding IS21 family transposase, with the translated sequence MANFKQIIAMCLDGASYAQITHALGCSRREVSRAKKVINDEVLTPERFRQLPPGWFDDRFSDGRSKRTMSYDQPDFHALARKLKSTKHVTRHKLWMDYLSQPCPTDKAKYQYSQFCSGLNEFLRANDLVEVVTHEPGQELYVDWAGDKVPVVDQASGDTAFKASLFVAVSPYSGLMYVTAAVNEKMLAWIECHVKALNYLGKLPAVIVPDNASTATYRPKKTSTYRMVTDRYAAFADYYGVTIVPTRPGRPRDKAAVERAVKIAYTKILGYFSDEVFYSLDELNEAIADRLADINSAMTRPDGSTRRMRFDKEEAPVMRDLPPTPFTEVSYKRLKVDRNWHITCDYQYYSVPFQLVGESVTVRLTPQLVSIFSGEQLVAEHTRLHGFKYRYSTNPQHAPRGDDEGHKALTRDELLAWASSFGAATHAVIAMILDRNSAAVPRGLIQARNVLANLGKKHNKATLEPACQQVLDKKLAPTMAVIKRIQTDIAHVQQHPGSPGLKTQPVAKRQPRPSTPLTGEVADAVFIRPADHYEN
- a CDS encoding zf-HC2 domain-containing protein; its protein translation is MLSCDQVQAALSARLDGEDPGVDDDVLDAHLASCDNCQAFYERAAQLNRHLSFGGGMDQAKENIPDLSDAILAGIEPQFRRQAASRALSASLSRVLLGVIGVFWIVGAVFSLGDVQALDNVDIDPMMQSLAFEVAATRGAFGFALFATAWLPNLSAGALPVFGATAMFSLGFRVRDLFMGNLTTGQIGELVLLAASVLALLWTWIASRGWIVLHNTWNALKAEPVTEH
- a CDS encoding ATP-binding protein; translation: MSSIDDEIVRAKMRKLRVSTFADIFYEVVNDEAYADALPEDIFLAAVEEAYTQRQQRNIAKAITQAKFRYPDASLAEVTRAEQRGINMRQLKRIAATNWRENPTNIHILAPTGTGKTYIACAIGIAACKAGYSVAYYRLDQLVDMLAVFSPTDQNYLDKMRKLINVDVLIIDDFMTMSINQRGQEDLTKIIFDRDGRLPTLISSQSAAAYWVETLPDRVGADSLVSRLNNGHRIRIGDFDMRKATAPIEPDE
- a CDS encoding DoxX family protein, which encodes MDQPVVRDATLLIFRAVLGIVFIAHGFERFFRTGITQTTADFSAVGVPQPKLSAYITATAELCGGGFLVLGLLTTFIAGALALLVLAALYFVHLDQGFFVASNGIEYPLVMIVALLMIVVFGSGRASLDGVLSRAEL